Proteins encoded together in one Meles meles chromosome 7, mMelMel3.1 paternal haplotype, whole genome shotgun sequence window:
- the LOC123947478 gene encoding gametocyte-specific factor 1-like, whose product MEPEDLEICPYDPNHRMPASRLQYHLASCRKKNPKIAKKMANCKYNACHVVPIKRLKEHEANCVNRTAVDDEPFNLPKVISPSLEPNEKLSNAANQILDPDVWNIDNTHHSPSFVLKTFAPKTLVCESDSRDIKKQSMDGKHPNNYKSWRKGQKN is encoded by the exons ATGGAGCCAGAAGACTTAGAAATATGTCCTTATGACCCAAACCACAGGATGCCAGCCAGCAGGTTACAGTACCACCTGGCATCATGTAGAAAG aaaaatccAAAGATAGCTAAAAAGATGGCTAACTGCAAATATAATGCTTGCCATGTGGTCCCAATCAAAAGGCTCAAGGAACATGAGGCTAACTGTGTCAATAGAACTGCTGTAGATGAtg AGCCATTTAATCTTCCAAAGGTTATTTCTCCAAGTTTGGAACCAAATGAAAAACTTTCTAATGCTGCCAATCAGATTCTTGACCCTGATGTCTGGAACATAG ataACACACATCATTCTCCTTCATTTGTTCTTAAGACATTTGCTCCAAAAACGCTGGTCTGTGAAAG TGACTCAAGAGACATAAAAAAACAGTCTATGGATGGCAAACATCCTAACAACTATAAGTCCTGGAGAAAAG